In Cryptomeria japonica chromosome 10, Sugi_1.0, whole genome shotgun sequence, a genomic segment contains:
- the LOC131039268 gene encoding protein LURP-one-related 5-like, translated as MAQVHHHSSLIDHKFCSTLSTVFTVWKKSLLLDGKGFTVFNSLGNLVFRVDNYASNAKNEVLLMDDAGHLLLTLRRKRWSVGKRWEAFRGDPMETEKPIFSLTRSLRISNKNIANVFANGSRKTKLCDYQIKGSCKPSCTIFSAFGDIIAQVKRKEAKSDIMLGNDVLSLVVEGGVDQTFIMGLLIMFNQIS; from the exons ATGGCCCAAGTGCATCATCACTCTTCCTTAATTGATCATAAATTTTGTTCAACTTTATCTACTGTGTTCACAGTTTGGAAGAAATCCCTCTTACTAGATGGCAAAGGATTCACCGTGTTCAATTCATTGGGAAATCTGGTTTTCAGAGTAGATAATTATGCATCCAATGCCAAAAATGAAGTACTTCTCATGGATGATGCAGGCCATCTTCTTCTCACATTGAGGCGTAAG AGATGGAGTGTTGGGAAAAGATGGGAAGCATTCAGAGGAGATCCTATGGAGACTGAGAAGCCCATATTTAGCCTTACAAGGTCGTTGCGAATCTCAAACAAAAACATTGCCAATGTATTTGCAAATGGAAGCAGAAAAACTAAGCTATGCGATTACCAGATTAAAGGCTCGTGCAAGCCATCGTGCACAATATTCAGTGCCTTCGGCGACATTATTGCACAG GTTAAAAGAAAGGAAGCCAAATCAGATATAATGCTGGGGAATGATGTTCTAAGCCTGGTGGTCGAAGGGGGAGTGGATCAAACATTTATAATGGGACTGCTTATCATGTTTAATCAGATAAGCTGA